Proteins encoded together in one Janthinobacterium tructae window:
- a CDS encoding FecR domain-containing protein: protein MSAGGLSGMELRALRAAAAWYARLCSGHVTPEDRLRWQRWRDVHPAHGAAWQRIEAMQRQLGSVPGALAAPALQAAAQTGLAQLSRRGVLRGTLAVLGAGGLAWHGWRQPAAREWRLAMLADISTATGEQRRLILPDGSRLVLNTDSAVDLAYDEAQRRLLLRRGEIFIGTVADPHLAIGYGARPFLVDTPHGRIRALGTRFLVRSDHAGTLVTVLEKAVEVRSGQQRPMLVQAEQQLRIGADGAMQGPMPAAFGAGAWQNGSLLVDNMPLSRLLAELGRYRRGVLQCDPRVADLRISGNFPLADSDRALQVLANGFPLHIVMHTRFWVRVLPA, encoded by the coding sequence ATGAGCGCAGGCGGCCTGTCCGGCATGGAGTTGCGCGCACTGCGCGCGGCGGCCGCCTGGTATGCGCGCCTGTGCTCGGGCCACGTCACGCCGGAAGACCGGTTGCGCTGGCAGCGCTGGCGCGACGTACACCCCGCCCACGGCGCCGCCTGGCAACGCATCGAAGCGATGCAACGGCAACTGGGCAGCGTGCCCGGTGCCTTGGCCGCGCCAGCCTTGCAGGCTGCGGCACAAACCGGGCTTGCGCAGCTATCGCGCCGTGGCGTGCTGCGCGGCACCCTGGCCGTGCTGGGTGCCGGCGGCCTCGCATGGCATGGCTGGCGCCAGCCCGCCGCGCGGGAATGGCGGCTGGCCATGCTGGCCGACATATCCACGGCAACGGGCGAACAGCGACGCCTGATTTTGCCCGACGGCTCGCGCCTCGTGCTCAATACGGATAGCGCCGTGGACCTGGCCTATGACGAGGCGCAGCGCCGCCTGCTGTTGCGCAGGGGTGAAATTTTCATCGGCACGGTCGCCGATCCCCACCTGGCCATCGGCTATGGCGCCCGGCCTTTCCTGGTAGATACGCCACATGGCCGCATCCGCGCGCTCGGTACGCGCTTCCTCGTGCGCAGCGATCATGCCGGCACGCTGGTCACCGTACTGGAAAAGGCCGTGGAAGTGCGCAGCGGACAGCAGCGCCCCATGCTGGTGCAAGCGGAGCAGCAATTGCGCATCGGCGCCGATGGCGCCATGCAAGGCCCCATGCCGGCAGCATTCGGCGCGGGCGCGTGGCAAAACGGCAGTTTATTGGTTGACAACATGCCACTGTCTCGCTTGCTGGCTGAACTGGGACGCTACCGTCGTGGCGTACTGCAATGCGATCCGCGCGTGGCCGACCTGCGCATATCGGGCAACTTCCCGCTGGCAGATAGCGACCGCGCCCTGCAAGTGCTGGCCAACGGCTTCCCGCTGCACATCGTGATGCACACGCGTTTCTGGGTACGCGTGCTGCCCGCCTGA
- a CDS encoding sigma-70 family RNA polymerase sigma factor, translating into MPAPLPLSSHPVGTLYGAHLGWLKGWLRARLGNMGDVADLAHDTFVRLLVDRNAQAIREPRSYLATIAGRVVVDHYRRRALEQAYLETLAQWPQAQELSCEARAIVLETLHEIDALLDGLGAKVKQVFILSQFEGLSYACIAQELSISLRSVNNYMAKAVLQVCLLQAALEA; encoded by the coding sequence ATGCCCGCCCCGCTCCCCCTTTCCTCCCACCCTGTCGGCACGCTCTACGGCGCACACCTCGGCTGGCTGAAAGGCTGGCTGCGCGCACGCCTGGGCAATATGGGCGATGTCGCCGACCTGGCGCATGACACTTTCGTGCGCCTGCTGGTCGACCGCAATGCGCAAGCCATCCGCGAACCGCGCAGCTACCTGGCGACCATCGCCGGCAGAGTCGTGGTCGATCATTACCGCCGCCGCGCGCTGGAACAGGCTTACCTGGAAACCTTGGCGCAATGGCCGCAAGCACAGGAACTATCGTGCGAGGCGCGCGCCATCGTGCTGGAAACACTGCACGAGATCGATGCGCTGCTCGACGGCCTGGGGGCGAAAGTCAAGCAAGTCTTCATCCTGTCGCAATTCGAGGGCCTCAGCTATGCCTGCATTGCGCAGGAGCTCAGCATCAGCCTGCGCAGCGTGAACAACTACATGGCGAAGGCCGTGCTGCAGGTATGCCTGCTGCAAGCGGCGCTCGAAGCATGA
- a CDS encoding CmpA/NrtA family ABC transporter substrate-binding protein, translating into MTEGKGASAQVMRSMHPEIQTIRIGYLPLADCASLVMASKLGLDEKYGIKIELSREMSWAGVRDKLNNGELDAAHVLYGLVYGVQMGIGGQQRDMAVLMNLNHSGQAVTLSAALAREGAHDGPTLARYMRGAARPFAFAHTFPTGNHAMLLQYWLAAHGIDPLRDARVMTVPPSQMVAALRAGQMDGFCAGEPWGYKAIVDGVGVTAASSGAIWPDHPGKVLGTSAAFARQYPNSCRALIAAVLEAGRWIDASDTNRLAMAATLAEPAYLNTPQEMLAPRILGHYQDGLGKTWDETHGLKFYAEGAVNFPCLSDGMWFMTQHRRWGLLRDEPDYLAVARQVNRIDLYRQAADMTATPLPASSMRSSTLCDGVVWDGSAPEAYAASFAIGHFF; encoded by the coding sequence ATGACAGAGGGAAAGGGCGCAAGCGCCCAGGTGATGCGCTCCATGCATCCGGAAATACAGACGATACGCATCGGCTACCTGCCGCTGGCCGATTGCGCCTCGCTGGTGATGGCCTCAAAGCTGGGCCTGGATGAAAAATACGGCATCAAGATCGAACTGAGCCGGGAGATGTCGTGGGCCGGCGTGCGCGACAAATTGAATAACGGCGAACTCGATGCGGCCCACGTGTTGTACGGTCTCGTGTATGGCGTGCAGATGGGCATCGGCGGGCAGCAGCGCGACATGGCCGTGCTGATGAACCTCAATCACAGCGGCCAGGCCGTCACCCTGTCGGCGGCGCTGGCGCGCGAGGGCGCCCACGATGGCCCCACCTTGGCGCGCTACATGCGCGGCGCAGCGCGGCCGTTTGCGTTTGCGCATACTTTCCCGACCGGCAACCACGCGATGCTGCTGCAATACTGGCTGGCCGCGCATGGCATCGATCCGCTGCGCGACGCGCGCGTGATGACGGTGCCGCCGTCGCAGATGGTGGCGGCCCTGCGCGCGGGCCAGATGGACGGCTTTTGCGCGGGCGAACCGTGGGGCTACAAGGCCATCGTCGATGGCGTGGGCGTGACGGCCGCCAGCAGCGGCGCCATCTGGCCCGACCATCCGGGCAAGGTGCTGGGCACCAGCGCCGCGTTTGCGCGCCAGTATCCGAACAGCTGCCGCGCCCTGATCGCCGCCGTGCTTGAGGCGGGCCGCTGGATCGACGCCAGCGACACCAACCGGCTGGCCATGGCGGCCACCCTGGCCGAGCCCGCTTATCTGAATACACCGCAGGAAATGCTGGCGCCGCGCATCCTCGGTCACTACCAGGATGGCCTGGGCAAGACCTGGGACGAGACGCACGGTTTGAAGTTCTATGCTGAGGGCGCCGTGAATTTCCCCTGCCTGTCCGACGGCATGTGGTTCATGACCCAGCACCGGCGCTGGGGCTTGCTGCGCGACGAACCCGACTACCTGGCGGTGGCAAGGCAAGTCAACCGCATCGACCTGTACCGCCAGGCGGCGGACATGACGGCTACTCCCTTGCCGGCATCCTCCATGCGCAGCTCGACCCTGTGCGACGGCGTCGTGTGGGACGGCAGCGCGCCGGAAGCGTACGCGGCATCATTTGCCATCGGCCATTTTTTCTGA
- the cobA gene encoding uroporphyrinogen-III C-methyltransferase, translating to MAQIGSVTLVGAGPGDPDLLTLKAVKAIARADVVLIDDLVNPAILAHAAQGVRVVEVGKRGGCASTPQAFIERLMLAEARAGQHVVRLKGGDPYLFGRGGEERAYLRSHGVAVEVIPGISSGLAAPSSIGVPLTHRSWSQGAIFVTGHGKDSASEPNWAALAQSGLTLVIYMGVARVAAIQAGLLAGGMAPGTPVAVVQSASLPAQRELLSTLRDLPADLLASGLGSPSIIVVGEVVRCADAWDAHGAGALLAAAV from the coding sequence ATGGCGCAAATTGGAAGCGTGACCCTGGTCGGCGCCGGTCCCGGCGACCCGGACCTGTTGACATTAAAAGCGGTGAAGGCCATCGCGCGGGCCGACGTGGTGCTGATTGACGACCTCGTCAATCCAGCCATCCTCGCGCATGCGGCACAAGGCGTGCGCGTGGTCGAGGTGGGCAAGCGGGGCGGCTGCGCTTCCACGCCGCAAGCGTTCATCGAGCGCCTGATGCTGGCCGAGGCGCGTGCCGGCCAGCATGTGGTGCGCCTGAAAGGGGGCGATCCCTATCTGTTCGGGCGTGGCGGCGAAGAGCGCGCCTACCTGCGCAGTCACGGCGTGGCCGTCGAGGTAATCCCCGGTATCAGCAGCGGCCTGGCCGCGCCATCGTCCATCGGCGTGCCGCTGACGCACCGCAGCTGGAGCCAGGGCGCGATCTTCGTCACGGGCCATGGCAAGGATAGCGCTTCGGAGCCGAACTGGGCAGCATTGGCGCAAAGCGGCCTGACCCTGGTCATCTACATGGGCGTGGCGCGGGTGGCGGCCATCCAGGCGGGCTTGCTGGCCGGCGGCATGGCGCCCGGCACGCCCGTCGCCGTGGTGCAATCGGCCAGCTTGCCGGCGCAGCGCGAATTGCTGAGCACTTTGCGCGATTTGCCCGCCGACTTGCTGGCCAGCGGCCTGGGCAGCCCCAGCATCATCGTCGTGGGCGAGGTGGTGCGCTGCGCTGATGCCTGGGATGCGCATGGCGCCGGCGCCTTGCTGGCCGCCGCCGTCTGA
- a CDS encoding CHASE domain-containing protein gives MHTLSKGGAGSGIRIWAGGLLLALAVGGALYAGAVRTVNDDAEQRFDNLTHGAQHSLATRVKSYSDLLRGLEALFRTSEQLTRRQFHDYVAGLDIARQFPAIESVNYAVALTQAQRAAYVADVRSDTSMAPRGYPAFTIRPPGERPEYTVLTYLEPDSLLAERMGVDIGANPLVAQALAQSRDSGEVSASGQVIMIKGPPAHVGLGMRLPVYRNGMPQGSVAERRAAYQGSVGIGFGVAQLVHSALERSVLEPLHLTLYSAVEPLPAQGVLRIAPQDRLLFNDDGDLAATPPQPGGDAAYFDQVLPIAYQGGVWKAHFRMRKAELYSPFDRYFPWLALGVGVAGTLLIYGYIFTLYRSRRNAVAQRTLLDTVLDSVDAYVYMKDADLRYRYVNARTAKMLGRSAEQLIGRQDGELTLGDAAAAAQLTERQVFDSGAKFVGEERFVDAQGQVHHLWSVKVPLGLPGPVTGLIGLSTDVTELHRLKEQADAASQAKSDFLSNMSHEIRTPMNSIIGMAHLALKSVADARQRDYLQKIFHSGQHLLGLINDILDFSKIEAGKLELEVLDFRLDTLLENIASQLGDAAAVKGLALQFDIASGLPQRWRGDPLRLEQVLLNLTSNAIKFSDNGSIYVRVRQSEERGSHAMLRFEVQDRGIGMKQEEVAQLFRSFHQADPSTTRKYGGSGLGLVISKQLVELMGGKVGVYSQPGQGSTFWFTARLEKSVQAGDERIAEVEPDVLGVIRGASILLVEDNVFSQQVGCELLEDAGATVCIACNGREALELLAHQRYDCVLMDVQMPEMDGFEATRRIRADPRLSGLLVIAMTANAGSEDRARCLAAGMDEFVTKPIAPNLLFHLLAKWFRLRGGIGGIGGIGSLGHARVGDRLAALPKASPSAAAPDLRDMAVLDLATLALTFSNDAVKMRKYTQLFLDTARDGIAEMEQAMALEDLGRLADLGHRSKSSALAVGAHAFASLCVSIEGLRLGGDLQQARALLTALGPALAQVAEQISMEFAVSDAP, from the coding sequence ATGCACACTTTGAGCAAGGGCGGGGCGGGATCAGGCATCAGAATCTGGGCAGGCGGCCTGTTGCTGGCCTTGGCGGTGGGCGGCGCCTTGTATGCGGGCGCGGTGCGCACGGTCAATGACGACGCCGAACAGCGTTTCGACAACCTCACGCACGGTGCCCAGCATAGCCTGGCCACGCGCGTCAAAAGCTATTCCGACCTGCTGCGTGGCCTCGAAGCGCTGTTTCGCACCAGCGAGCAGCTGACGCGCCGCCAGTTCCACGATTACGTGGCCGGCCTCGATATCGCGCGCCAGTTCCCCGCCATCGAATCGGTCAATTATGCGGTGGCGCTGACGCAGGCGCAGCGCGCGGCCTATGTCGCCGATGTGCGCAGTGACACCAGCATGGCGCCGCGCGGCTATCCCGCTTTCACCATCCGCCCGCCCGGCGAGCGGCCCGAATACACAGTGCTCACTTACCTGGAGCCCGATTCGCTGCTGGCCGAACGCATGGGCGTCGATATCGGCGCCAACCCGCTGGTGGCGCAAGCCCTGGCGCAGTCGCGCGACAGCGGCGAAGTCAGCGCGTCGGGGCAGGTGATCATGATCAAGGGACCGCCCGCGCATGTGGGCCTGGGCATGCGCCTGCCCGTGTACCGCAATGGCATGCCGCAAGGCAGCGTGGCCGAGCGCCGCGCCGCCTACCAGGGGTCCGTGGGCATCGGCTTTGGCGTGGCGCAGCTGGTGCACAGCGCGCTCGAACGCAGCGTCCTGGAACCGCTGCACCTGACTCTGTACAGCGCGGTCGAACCTCTGCCGGCCCAAGGCGTCCTGCGCATCGCGCCGCAGGACCGTCTGCTGTTCAACGATGACGGCGACCTGGCGGCAACGCCGCCGCAACCGGGCGGCGATGCCGCGTATTTCGACCAGGTCCTGCCCATCGCGTATCAGGGGGGCGTATGGAAAGCCCATTTTCGCATGCGCAAGGCGGAGCTGTACAGCCCCTTTGACCGCTATTTCCCGTGGCTGGCGCTGGGCGTCGGCGTGGCCGGTACCCTGCTCATTTATGGCTACATCTTTACCCTGTACCGTTCGCGCCGCAACGCGGTGGCGCAGCGCACCCTGCTCGATACGGTGCTCGACAGCGTCGATGCCTACGTCTACATGAAGGATGCCGACCTGCGCTACCGCTACGTGAATGCGCGCACGGCGAAGATGTTGGGCCGCTCGGCGGAGCAGTTGATCGGCCGCCAGGATGGCGAGTTGACGCTCGGCGATGCGGCCGCCGCCGCCCAGCTGACCGAACGCCAGGTCTTCGACAGCGGCGCCAAATTCGTCGGCGAAGAGCGCTTCGTCGATGCGCAGGGCCAGGTGCACCATCTGTGGAGCGTGAAGGTGCCGCTGGGCTTGCCCGGTCCCGTCACGGGCCTGATCGGCCTGTCCACCGATGTGACGGAACTGCACCGCCTGAAGGAGCAGGCCGACGCTGCCAGCCAGGCCAAGAGCGACTTCCTGTCGAACATGAGCCATGAAATCCGCACGCCGATGAACAGCATCATCGGCATGGCGCACCTGGCGCTGAAATCGGTGGCCGATGCGCGCCAGCGCGATTATCTGCAAAAAATCTTTCATTCGGGCCAGCATTTGCTGGGCCTGATCAACGACATCCTCGATTTTTCCAAGATCGAGGCGGGCAAGCTGGAGCTGGAAGTGCTGGACTTCCGTCTCGACACCCTGCTGGAGAATATCGCCAGCCAGCTCGGCGATGCGGCCGCCGTCAAGGGCCTGGCGCTGCAGTTCGATATCGCGTCCGGGCTGCCGCAGCGCTGGCGCGGCGATCCGCTGCGCCTGGAGCAGGTCTTGCTGAACCTGACCAGCAACGCCATCAAGTTTTCCGACAATGGCAGCATCTACGTGCGCGTGCGCCAGTCGGAGGAACGCGGCAGCCACGCCATGCTGCGCTTCGAAGTGCAGGACCGGGGCATCGGCATGAAGCAGGAAGAAGTGGCGCAGCTGTTCCGTTCCTTCCACCAGGCCGACCCCTCGACCACGCGCAAGTATGGCGGCAGCGGCCTGGGGCTGGTGATCAGCAAGCAGCTGGTTGAACTCATGGGCGGCAAGGTGGGCGTGTACAGCCAGCCGGGCCAGGGCAGCACCTTCTGGTTCACGGCGCGCCTGGAGAAAAGCGTGCAAGCGGGCGATGAGCGCATCGCCGAAGTCGAGCCCGACGTCCTGGGTGTGATCCGTGGCGCATCCATCCTGCTGGTGGAAGATAACGTCTTCAGCCAGCAGGTGGGCTGCGAATTGCTGGAAGACGCCGGCGCCACCGTCTGCATCGCCTGCAATGGCCGCGAAGCGCTGGAATTGCTGGCCCACCAGCGCTATGACTGCGTGCTGATGGACGTGCAGATGCCGGAGATGGACGGCTTCGAAGCGACGCGCCGCATCCGCGCCGACCCCAGGCTCAGCGGTTTGCTGGTGATCGCCATGACGGCCAATGCGGGCAGCGAAGACCGCGCCCGCTGCCTGGCGGCCGGCATGGATGAATTCGTGACCAAGCCGATCGCCCCGAATCTGCTGTTTCACCTGCTGGCGAAATGGTTTCGCCTGCGTGGCGGTATTGGCGGCATCGGCGGCATCGGCAGCCTTGGTCATGCGCGCGTGGGCGACAGGCTGGCGGCGCTGCCGAAAGCGTCGCCATCGGCCGCCGCGCCGGACTTGCGCGACATGGCCGTCCTCGATCTGGCCACCCTGGCGCTCACGTTCAGCAATGACGCCGTGAAGATGCGCAAATACACCCAGCTGTTTCTCGATACGGCGCGTGACGGCATCGCTGAAATGGAGCAGGCCATGGCGCTGGAAGACCTGGGGCGCCTGGCCGACCTGGGACACCGCAGCAAATCATCGGCGCTGGCCGTGGGCGCCCATGCCTTCGCCAGCCTGTGTGTGTCGATCGAAGGCTTGCGCCTGGGCGGCGACCTGCAACAGGCGCGCGCCTTGCTGACGGCCCTGGGGCCTGCGCTGGCGCAGGTGGCCGAACAAATTTCAATGGAATTTGCCGTCAGCGACGCCCCCTGA